Proteins encoded within one genomic window of Raineyella fluvialis:
- the ahpC gene encoding alkyl hydroperoxide reductase subunit C, which yields MSLMNTKILPFTTQAYHQGKFVEVSEKDVLGKWSVFFFYPADFTFVCPTELGDMADHYDELQKLGVEVFSVSTDSHFVHKAWHDSSEEVGKIQYFMLGDSNGTITNNFDNMRPGAGQADRATFLVDPEGTIQYIETTAEGIGREAGQLIRKIKAAQYVAAHPGEVCPAKWEEGEATLTPGIDLVGKI from the coding sequence ATGTCGCTCATGAACACGAAGATCCTGCCGTTCACGACGCAGGCCTACCACCAGGGCAAGTTCGTCGAGGTCTCCGAGAAGGACGTCCTCGGCAAGTGGTCGGTCTTCTTCTTCTACCCGGCCGACTTCACCTTCGTCTGCCCGACCGAGCTCGGCGACATGGCCGACCACTACGACGAGCTGCAGAAGCTGGGCGTCGAGGTTTTCTCCGTGTCCACCGACTCGCACTTCGTGCACAAGGCCTGGCACGACTCGTCGGAAGAGGTCGGCAAGATCCAGTACTTCATGCTGGGTGACTCCAACGGCACCATCACCAACAACTTCGACAACATGCGTCCGGGTGCCGGCCAGGCCGACCGCGCGACCTTCCTGGTCGACCCCGAGGGCACCATCCAGTACATCGAGACGACCGCCGAGGGCATCGGCCGTGAGGCCGGCCAGCTGATCCGCAAGATCAAGGCCGCTCAGTACGTCGCCGCCCACCCGGGTGAGGTCTGCCCGGCCAAGTGGGAAGAGGGCGAAGCCACCCTCACCCCCGGCATCGACCTCGTCGGCAAGATCTGA
- a CDS encoding D-arabinono-1,4-lactone oxidase — protein sequence MTTSSPLPTRNWCETTTLALPERSYAAGDAGQVAGLLAAHADSRVQLLGSRFSYPTLIDGTDGIALHLRSRGPRILHLDEQTVTVTADCPLTEVWEHVRDWGLTLPVCPPVITEQTVAGALGTGTHAQGLGEGLLADAVRAVTYVGADGAEHEVTADDEGFGAFLLHLGCLGVLTRVTLAVQPNTRYRCAKYTTSGSELRDGFSAWNRRSDHVKAWWWVEEDRAHVWEVRPQTSPALASTPLASAHSSSPHTDLNPILEATQARLGDDTGDHDNDAAPQRTVGRFFDYTDTTGDLVEIFRNGIPAPQINMEVGVPLTRFDEAMAALAQVIDASRFRLHYPVILRPTGRSQAWLSSAYAREVVWFGFVVYQRPDGSVPDGSLALLRDIQQALAALGGLPHWGKYFDADLFDFTALPRFEEFRELRERLDPRGRFLGPRVADVLMRGVHQ from the coding sequence GTGACGACCTCCTCCCCTCTGCCGACCCGCAACTGGTGTGAAACGACGACCCTGGCCCTGCCGGAGAGGTCGTACGCCGCTGGAGACGCAGGCCAGGTCGCGGGGCTGCTGGCCGCCCACGCGGACAGCCGGGTGCAGCTCCTCGGCTCCCGCTTCAGCTACCCCACCCTGATCGACGGCACGGACGGCATCGCGCTCCACCTGCGCAGCAGGGGCCCGCGCATCCTGCACCTCGACGAGCAGACGGTCACGGTGACCGCGGACTGCCCCCTCACCGAGGTCTGGGAACACGTCCGCGACTGGGGCCTCACGCTGCCGGTCTGTCCCCCGGTGATCACCGAACAGACCGTCGCCGGGGCACTCGGCACCGGCACCCACGCCCAAGGGCTCGGCGAGGGCCTGCTGGCGGACGCCGTCCGCGCCGTCACGTACGTGGGGGCCGACGGCGCCGAGCACGAGGTGACGGCGGACGACGAGGGGTTCGGGGCGTTCCTCCTGCACCTGGGCTGCCTGGGTGTCCTGACCCGGGTGACCCTCGCCGTGCAGCCGAACACTCGTTACCGGTGCGCCAAGTACACGACGTCGGGCAGCGAGCTCCGCGACGGCTTCAGCGCCTGGAACCGACGCTCCGACCACGTCAAAGCCTGGTGGTGGGTGGAGGAGGATCGGGCGCACGTCTGGGAGGTCCGGCCGCAGACTTCCCCGGCACTGGCCTCCACACCGCTGGCCTCAGCGCATTCTTCCTCGCCGCACACGGATCTCAATCCGATCCTGGAGGCGACCCAGGCCCGGCTCGGCGACGACACCGGCGATCACGACAACGATGCGGCCCCGCAGCGTACGGTCGGGCGGTTCTTCGACTACACCGACACCACCGGGGATCTGGTCGAGATCTTCCGCAACGGCATCCCCGCCCCGCAGATCAACATGGAAGTCGGGGTGCCGCTGACCCGGTTCGACGAGGCGATGGCTGCGCTGGCGCAGGTGATCGACGCCTCACGATTCCGGCTGCACTATCCGGTCATCCTCCGGCCCACCGGCCGCTCGCAGGCGTGGTTGTCGTCGGCGTACGCACGGGAGGTGGTCTGGTTCGGGTTCGTCGTCTACCAGCGACCCGACGGCTCGGTCCCGGACGGCTCACTCGCCCTTCTCCGCGACATCCAGCAGGCCTTGGCCGCGCTCGGCGGACTACCGCACTGGGGCAAGTACTTCGATGCGGACCTGTTCGACTTCACGGCGCTCCCCCGCTTCGAGGAGTTCCGCGAGCTGCGGGAGCGGCTGGATCCGCGGGGCCGCTTCCTCGGTCCTCGCGTCGCGGACGTCCTGATGCGAGGCGTCCACCAGTAA
- a CDS encoding winged helix DNA-binding domain-containing protein: protein MNRAELLAQRLATQRLTADPADPVEVVRESLAVQSQDAPMARWSIGMRSATDGSALSGAVDRGSIVRTHLLRPTWHYVVPEDLRWLLALSAERIERSMGARHRQLCITDVIVDSAFDVLRQAINDSGPLTRRQLHPLLPPTGFPEQGQVVAHLLMLAEIRGLIISGPTANGQHTYVLMDGLVPPVPHRPREDLVRDLVARFFAGHGPASLRDLTRWATVTLTEARAAVADLDLSSAKVDGVELWWDPAAVLPETRPRRAHLLPTFDEATLSYLAPTWERSPGHPKGDQPPSYARVGGGVVICDLAEVGLWQRRAGGATTRVTLDLSPRVSSAQRAAILAEAERLAAFEGRPLELVD, encoded by the coding sequence ATGAACCGCGCGGAACTGCTGGCCCAGCGCCTGGCCACCCAGCGGCTCACCGCGGATCCGGCCGATCCGGTCGAGGTCGTCCGTGAGTCCCTGGCCGTTCAGTCCCAGGACGCTCCGATGGCCCGCTGGTCCATCGGGATGCGCTCGGCGACGGACGGGAGCGCGCTGTCCGGTGCCGTCGACCGGGGCTCCATCGTCCGCACCCACCTGCTGCGCCCGACCTGGCACTACGTCGTGCCGGAGGACCTTCGGTGGCTGCTCGCGCTGAGCGCCGAGCGGATCGAGCGGTCGATGGGAGCTCGGCACCGGCAGCTGTGTATCACCGACGTGATCGTGGACTCGGCCTTCGACGTCCTGCGACAGGCGATCAACGACAGTGGTCCCCTGACCCGTCGCCAGCTCCACCCGCTGCTACCGCCCACCGGCTTCCCGGAGCAGGGTCAGGTGGTGGCGCACCTTCTCATGCTCGCCGAGATCCGGGGGCTGATCATCTCGGGACCGACGGCGAACGGTCAGCACACGTACGTCCTGATGGACGGCCTGGTCCCGCCGGTGCCGCACCGCCCGCGCGAGGACCTGGTCCGTGATCTCGTCGCCCGGTTCTTCGCCGGCCACGGACCGGCGTCACTGCGCGACCTCACCCGGTGGGCCACCGTCACGCTCACCGAGGCCCGCGCCGCGGTCGCCGACCTGGACCTGTCCTCGGCCAAGGTCGACGGCGTGGAGCTGTGGTGGGACCCAGCGGCGGTGCTGCCTGAGACGAGGCCACGGCGCGCCCATCTCCTGCCGACCTTCGACGAGGCGACGCTGTCGTACCTGGCCCCGACCTGGGAACGCAGCCCCGGTCACCCGAAGGGTGACCAGCCGCCCTCGTACGCCCGGGTGGGCGGAGGAGTGGTGATCTGCGACCTGGCCGAGGTCGGGCTGTGGCAGCGCCGTGCCGGCGGGGCGACGACCCGGGTGACGCTGGACCTCAGCCCGCGGGTGTCGTCGGCCCAGCGGGCGGCGATCCTGGCGGAGGCGGAACGGCTGGCCGCGTTCGAGGGACGGCCCTTGGAGCTGGTCGACTGA
- a CDS encoding ArnT family glycosyltransferase produces MTANTALTTLAGPPHVAAPWTGSDLDGVSGPAGSTDGPDCPDFPDGPAGSGPNGPLRRTGGSGSGGGAEDVASAPIAGWLVAASVVLLLAGTTVLYLYGLSRSGWANSFYSAAAQAGGTDWKAWFYGSLDAGNAITVDKPPAAMWLMGLSVRLFGLSSWSILAPEALLGVASVGVLYATLRRVLTRGDNGTRTPLTVRAHVAALLGAVVFALTPVAVLMFRFNNPDALLTFCLVLATYLTLRGTERARSRWLIGAGVVIGLGFLTKILQAFLVLPALVVAYAIAAPTGWARKVRHLLYAFVAMVVSFGWYVAVVELTPASLRPYIGGSQTNSLLELAFGYNGLGRITGNETGSVTGGGAAAATGAGGNAGGMWGQTGPLRMFSGVSGGMVSWLIPAGLILGVAALVFLHGRSRTSVLRAAIVAFGGWLVTMMTVFSLMAGIYHDYYTVVLAPAIGALVALGAYVVWGRRGTLAGRLVLAGTMAVTTVWSVVLLSEATGVYLALRWAVLLLGAVATLGLLTVRVVGRALRSTVAGMALAAALVGPTAYALNTAATPHTGSIVTAGPVSNRGPGGAGRTGTRTFTRNGTTGGTPPQGGFGQGGPGVPPGFSQNGTTRNGTTQNGTTGAAGTGQFPAGGQAATAGGDFGIGGFGGAGGLLGGAQVSAEMTTLLTTDASSYTWVAASIGSQNAASYQLATQLPVMAIGGFNGSDPSPTLAQFQQYVAQGKIHYFIAGGMGGQQNGGSSAASEISSWVSSHYTAKTVGSTTVYDLTQP; encoded by the coding sequence ATGACTGCGAACACCGCTCTGACGACCCTCGCCGGTCCACCGCACGTCGCGGCCCCCTGGACCGGCTCCGACCTCGACGGGGTGTCCGGTCCCGCCGGCTCCACTGATGGCCCTGACTGCCCGGACTTCCCCGACGGTCCGGCGGGTTCCGGTCCGAACGGCCCCCTGCGGCGGACCGGTGGCTCCGGTTCCGGAGGCGGAGCCGAGGACGTCGCCTCCGCCCCGATCGCCGGCTGGCTCGTGGCCGCCTCGGTCGTTCTGCTGCTGGCTGGGACCACTGTGCTCTACCTCTACGGCTTGTCGCGGTCGGGCTGGGCGAACTCCTTCTACTCAGCGGCGGCCCAGGCTGGCGGCACCGACTGGAAGGCCTGGTTCTACGGGTCGCTCGACGCCGGTAACGCCATCACCGTCGACAAGCCTCCGGCGGCGATGTGGTTGATGGGGCTGTCCGTCCGGCTGTTCGGGCTGTCCTCGTGGAGCATCCTGGCGCCCGAAGCGTTGCTGGGGGTGGCCTCCGTGGGGGTGCTGTACGCCACGCTGCGCCGCGTCCTGACGCGCGGTGACAACGGCACCCGTACGCCGCTGACCGTCCGCGCCCACGTCGCCGCACTCCTCGGCGCCGTCGTGTTCGCGCTGACCCCCGTCGCGGTGCTGATGTTCCGGTTCAACAATCCCGATGCGCTGCTGACGTTCTGCCTGGTGCTGGCGACGTACCTCACCCTGCGCGGAACCGAGCGGGCGAGGTCGCGCTGGCTGATCGGCGCGGGGGTGGTGATCGGTCTCGGCTTCCTCACCAAGATACTGCAGGCCTTCCTGGTGCTCCCCGCGCTGGTCGTCGCGTACGCCATCGCCGCGCCGACCGGATGGGCCCGCAAGGTCCGTCACCTGCTCTACGCGTTCGTGGCGATGGTCGTGTCGTTCGGCTGGTACGTCGCCGTCGTCGAACTGACGCCCGCCTCGCTGCGTCCCTACATCGGCGGCTCGCAGACCAACTCGCTGCTCGAACTGGCCTTCGGCTACAACGGCCTGGGCCGGATCACGGGCAACGAGACAGGATCGGTCACCGGCGGGGGTGCCGCGGCGGCCACCGGGGCCGGGGGCAACGCCGGCGGCATGTGGGGCCAGACAGGCCCGCTGCGGATGTTCTCCGGGGTCTCCGGGGGCATGGTCTCCTGGCTCATCCCGGCCGGACTGATCCTCGGCGTCGCCGCGCTCGTGTTCCTGCACGGCCGGAGCCGCACCAGCGTGTTACGCGCCGCGATCGTTGCCTTCGGTGGCTGGCTCGTCACGATGATGACGGTCTTCTCCTTGATGGCGGGCATCTACCACGACTACTACACCGTGGTGCTCGCCCCGGCCATCGGCGCCCTGGTCGCCCTCGGCGCGTACGTCGTCTGGGGCCGGCGCGGCACCCTCGCCGGGCGGCTCGTCCTGGCGGGCACGATGGCGGTCACCACGGTCTGGTCCGTCGTGCTGCTCAGTGAGGCGACGGGCGTCTATCTGGCCCTGCGATGGGCCGTGCTGCTGCTCGGCGCCGTCGCGACACTCGGCCTGCTGACCGTACGGGTCGTGGGTCGCGCGCTGCGGTCCACGGTGGCCGGCATGGCTCTGGCCGCGGCGCTTGTCGGCCCGACGGCGTACGCGCTGAACACCGCGGCCACACCGCACACCGGCTCGATCGTCACCGCAGGTCCGGTGAGCAACCGTGGCCCCGGCGGCGCGGGTCGCACGGGGACACGTACGTTCACCCGGAACGGGACGACGGGCGGTACGCCGCCTCAGGGTGGCTTCGGTCAGGGTGGCCCCGGCGTGCCTCCAGGCTTCAGCCAGAACGGGACCACCCGGAACGGGACCACCCAGAACGGCACCACCGGAGCCGCGGGCACCGGCCAGTTCCCGGCTGGCGGGCAGGCCGCAACGGCGGGAGGCGACTTCGGAATAGGTGGCTTCGGTGGGGCCGGTGGACTGCTCGGCGGCGCGCAGGTCTCGGCCGAGATGACGACGCTGCTGACCACCGACGCGTCCTCCTACACGTGGGTGGCCGCGAGCATCGGGTCCCAGAACGCCGCCTCCTACCAGCTCGCCACCCAACTGCCGGTGATGGCGATCGGCGGCTTCAACGGCTCCGACCCGAGCCCGACACTGGCCCAGTTCCAGCAGTATGTCGCCCAGGGCAAGATCCACTACTTCATCGCCGGCGGCATGGGTGGTCAGCAGAACGGCGGATCGTCCGCCGCCTCGGAGATCTCGTCCTGGGTGAGCTCCCACTACACGGCGAAGACAGTGGGTAGCACCACGGTCTACGACCTCACACAGCCGTAA
- a CDS encoding GNAT family N-acetyltransferase: MVPVVRDGVPTPVPAPTSLEHAPVIVRDAVPADAAACAAIYAPYVRDTTITFEETPPSVEEMAGRMARAARQWAWLVAEVDGEVLGYAYAGRFKERVAFRWSSETSIYLAPDARGKGLGRVLYTALLDRLTERGYRRAVAVITQPNETSMAMHRSFGFTQVGLLPSIGFKHGAWRDVAWLVRSLGEGPVPGLTPDEPR; the protein is encoded by the coding sequence ATGGTTCCCGTGGTCCGTGATGGCGTTCCTACCCCCGTCCCCGCTCCCACCTCGCTGGAGCACGCCCCGGTGATCGTGCGCGACGCCGTCCCGGCCGACGCGGCAGCCTGTGCGGCGATCTACGCCCCCTACGTCCGCGACACCACCATCACGTTCGAGGAGACGCCGCCGTCCGTCGAGGAGATGGCAGGGCGGATGGCCCGGGCAGCGCGGCAGTGGGCCTGGCTGGTCGCCGAGGTCGACGGAGAGGTCCTCGGTTACGCGTACGCCGGGCGATTCAAGGAACGCGTCGCCTTCCGCTGGTCGAGCGAGACCAGCATCTACCTCGCCCCCGACGCGCGGGGCAAGGGCTTGGGACGCGTCCTCTACACCGCCCTCCTCGATCGGCTGACCGAGCGCGGCTACCGGAGGGCGGTCGCGGTGATCACCCAGCCGAACGAGACGAGCATGGCGATGCATCGGTCGTTCGGGTTCACCCAGGTCGGGCTGCTGCCCTCCATCGGGTTCAAACACGGCGCCTGGCGCGACGTGGCGTGGCTGGTGCGATCCCTCGGTGAGGGCCCGGTCCCCGGCCTCACCCCGGACGAACCGCGCTGA
- a CDS encoding carboxymuconolactone decarboxylase family protein, which produces MAGRFYLDKADPQNWAATNAWSARIAESTKAAGLHPAVIELMSLRISQMNGCAYCLDVHGRKALQLGLTPQQLAVLASWREADELFSEVERAALTIGEAATELPDPEVRKAELASAREALTDGQYSALQWAAIRMNVYNRISILSEHPVRPRE; this is translated from the coding sequence ATGGCTGGAAGGTTCTACCTGGACAAGGCCGACCCGCAGAACTGGGCGGCCACCAATGCCTGGTCGGCCCGGATCGCCGAGTCGACGAAGGCCGCCGGCCTGCACCCCGCCGTGATCGAGTTGATGAGCCTGCGTATCTCCCAGATGAACGGCTGCGCCTACTGCCTGGATGTCCACGGCCGCAAGGCACTGCAGCTGGGCCTCACTCCCCAGCAACTCGCGGTGCTGGCGAGCTGGCGGGAGGCCGACGAGCTGTTCTCCGAGGTCGAGCGTGCCGCGCTGACCATCGGCGAGGCGGCGACCGAGCTGCCCGACCCCGAGGTCCGGAAGGCTGAACTGGCGTCAGCCCGCGAGGCGCTGACCGATGGACAGTATTCCGCCCTGCAGTGGGCCGCGATCAGGATGAACGTCTACAACCGCATCTCCATTCTCAGCGAGCATCCGGTCCGGCCGCGGGAGTGA
- a CDS encoding TMEM165/GDT1 family protein, protein MNALLLSIAVIFVAELGDKSQLMAMTFAARYRPRDVLIGISIATAIVHLASVAIGFFIGDVFGQWQGGIAIVAGIAFLIFAVWTLRGDELTEAEADKARHAKGFSLVAVGTAFFLAELGDKTMLATITLATQENWFWTWIGSTVGMVAADALAILVGFVLKRKLPEKVIKIGAAALFVLFGLLLIGEGTGGFGLLPVGQGGGMFGR, encoded by the coding sequence GTGAACGCCCTGCTGCTCAGCATCGCTGTCATCTTCGTCGCCGAACTCGGCGACAAGAGCCAGCTGATGGCGATGACCTTCGCCGCTCGCTACCGCCCTCGCGACGTCCTGATCGGCATCAGCATCGCCACCGCCATCGTGCACCTGGCTTCGGTGGCCATCGGCTTCTTCATCGGTGACGTGTTCGGCCAGTGGCAGGGTGGCATCGCCATCGTCGCGGGCATCGCCTTCCTCATCTTTGCCGTGTGGACACTGCGCGGCGACGAACTGACCGAGGCGGAGGCCGACAAGGCTCGCCACGCCAAGGGCTTCTCCCTTGTCGCCGTCGGCACCGCCTTCTTCCTCGCCGAGCTGGGCGACAAGACCATGCTCGCCACCATCACGCTCGCCACCCAGGAGAACTGGTTCTGGACCTGGATCGGGTCGACCGTCGGCATGGTCGCGGCCGATGCCCTGGCGATCCTCGTCGGCTTCGTCCTCAAGCGGAAGCTTCCCGAGAAGGTGATCAAGATCGGTGCCGCCGCTCTCTTCGTGCTCTTCGGATTGCTCCTCATCGGCGAGGGCACCGGTGGCTTCGGTCTGCTCCCGGTCGGCCAGGGCGGCGGCATGTTCGGCCGCTGA
- a CDS encoding ABC transporter permease, which yields MFGLTVRRELFRRRKETIIIALGMAVATALLIVLSGVSAGIRNGQSQVLQSLYGVGTDITVSQVAAPGSAATPGQRFDFNRDQGSTQNGTTTLQSSRLETSRGSATLDAATVDTVRGVSGVSAATGVLTLNLMNFSGQLPSGAASATAQRPAATQQEGAAGGFGGGSFGFQQTSVSGIDPASAQLGPLASATITDGRALAASDGTDPVAVISSTYASTQSLGVGSTITIGTTAVKVVGIATSGSTTLSDIYLPLGYAQTASGEVGKVNEVYVRVTSADQVDSTATALRAALPSATVSTQADLASSVSGSLASAAKLTEGLGQWVSVATLVLAFLLAMLFTLSGVNRRTRELGTLKAIGWSNKRVVGQITGEAAVRAAIGGLVGIPLGVGVVEVLNAVGITLSGSAGLGLGRPGGEGGMGGVPSVAAGVAGAAASAAGRIGGAVGDSAAGVQVVLHSPLQVSVLGLGLAAAVVGGLLAGLVGGSRAARLSPAVALRSMD from the coding sequence ATGTTCGGTTTGACGGTCCGGCGGGAATTGTTCCGCCGGCGAAAGGAAACGATCATCATCGCCTTGGGGATGGCAGTGGCCACAGCGCTACTGATCGTCCTCAGTGGTGTCTCGGCGGGCATCCGCAACGGCCAGTCGCAGGTGCTGCAGTCGTTGTACGGGGTGGGCACCGACATCACGGTGAGCCAGGTCGCCGCACCGGGCAGTGCGGCGACGCCGGGGCAGCGGTTCGACTTCAACCGTGACCAGGGCTCCACCCAGAACGGCACCACCACCCTCCAGTCCAGCCGGCTGGAGACCTCCCGGGGGAGCGCGACGCTCGATGCGGCCACCGTCGACACCGTCCGCGGCGTCAGCGGCGTGTCCGCCGCGACCGGAGTGCTCACGCTCAATCTGATGAACTTCTCCGGGCAGCTGCCCAGCGGCGCCGCCTCGGCGACTGCCCAGCGTCCGGCGGCGACGCAGCAGGAGGGGGCTGCCGGTGGCTTCGGCGGCGGCAGCTTCGGCTTCCAGCAGACCTCCGTGTCGGGCATCGACCCGGCATCGGCCCAACTCGGCCCGCTGGCCTCGGCCACCATCACCGATGGGCGCGCCCTGGCGGCCTCCGATGGGACCGACCCGGTCGCGGTGATCAGTTCGACGTACGCCAGCACCCAGAGCCTCGGTGTCGGCAGCACCATCACCATCGGCACCACGGCGGTCAAGGTGGTCGGGATCGCCACCTCCGGCTCCACCACCCTGTCGGACATCTACCTTCCGCTGGGCTATGCACAGACCGCGTCCGGCGAGGTCGGCAAGGTCAACGAGGTCTACGTACGCGTTACCTCGGCAGACCAGGTCGACAGCACCGCCACCGCCCTGCGCGCGGCGTTGCCCTCGGCGACCGTCTCCACCCAGGCGGACCTCGCCTCGTCGGTGTCCGGCTCGCTGGCCTCCGCCGCCAAGCTGACCGAGGGACTCGGGCAGTGGGTGTCGGTGGCGACCCTGGTCCTGGCCTTCCTTCTCGCGATGCTCTTCACACTTTCCGGGGTGAACCGGCGTACGCGTGAACTGGGCACGCTCAAGGCGATCGGCTGGTCGAACAAGCGGGTGGTCGGCCAGATCACCGGGGAGGCCGCCGTCAGGGCGGCGATCGGCGGGCTGGTCGGTATCCCGTTGGGGGTCGGCGTCGTCGAGGTCCTCAACGCGGTCGGGATCACGCTGTCGGGCTCCGCCGGCCTCGGGCTGGGGCGCCCTGGCGGCGAGGGCGGCATGGGCGGCGTGCCCAGCGTGGCGGCCGGGGTCGCCGGTGCTGCTGCCTCCGCCGCGGGCCGGATCGGCGGGGCAGTCGGCGACAGCGCTGCCGGTGTCCAGGTGGTGCTGCACAGCCCGTTGCAGGTGAGCGTCCTGGGCCTGGGGTTGGCGGCCGCCGTGGTCGGCGGGCTGTTGGCCGGACTGGTGGGCGGATCCCGCGCGGCTCGGCTCAGCCCCGCAGTGGCCCTTCGAAGCATGGATTGA
- a CDS encoding GNAT family N-acetyltransferase, translated as MTEVTVTRNDAEGRYEAHVGGELAAYSEFQLATNLIVFSHSETLPAFEGKGVASALARAALDEVRAEGDREVLAICPFINGWMHRHPDYLDLLYKGHPRQDQEQVEQD; from the coding sequence ATGACCGAGGTGACTGTCACCCGCAATGATGCCGAGGGACGCTACGAGGCCCACGTCGGCGGGGAACTCGCCGCCTACTCGGAGTTCCAACTCGCCACGAACCTGATCGTGTTCTCCCATTCCGAGACACTGCCCGCGTTCGAGGGCAAGGGCGTCGCTTCGGCGCTGGCACGCGCGGCGCTCGACGAGGTGCGGGCCGAGGGTGATCGCGAGGTCCTGGCCATCTGCCCGTTCATCAACGGCTGGATGCACCGCCATCCCGACTACCTCGATCTGCTGTACAAGGGACATCCGCGCCAGGACCAGGAGCAGGTCGAGCAGGACTGA
- a CDS encoding three-helix bundle dimerization domain-containing protein: MDAERDRLISQIVRELTPGYRGVFDPDQIATVVNDAWDLLEHHSTINSYLPNLVTRRAREQLAALTAV; this comes from the coding sequence GTGGATGCAGAACGTGACAGATTGATCAGCCAGATCGTCCGTGAACTCACGCCCGGCTATCGCGGGGTGTTCGACCCCGACCAGATCGCGACCGTCGTGAACGACGCCTGGGACCTTCTCGAGCACCACTCCACGATCAACAGCTACCTGCCGAATTTGGTCACCCGCCGAGCTCGCGAGCAGTTGGCGGCCCTTACGGCTGTGTGA
- a CDS encoding ABC transporter ATP-binding protein, translated as MYQLSGVSKTYRGKRSVIALKDVDLAIPDGQLVAVQGPTGGGKSTLLQMLGGLDRPSGGQVVMAGRDLAAMREGTLTKVRADEIGFVFQAFNLIPTLSARENVESALVPGRLSAGERRERAQEALEAVGLGSRADHLPGELSGGQQQRVAIARALVKKPKVLLADEPTGNLDEAMRDEIMELLESYWRDEKLTMVIVTHDSTVAARAQRRLRIVAGEVSDC; from the coding sequence ATGTATCAGTTGTCAGGGGTCAGCAAGACCTACCGGGGCAAGCGGAGCGTGATCGCGCTCAAAGACGTGGACCTGGCCATCCCCGACGGTCAGCTGGTGGCCGTGCAGGGACCCACGGGGGGTGGCAAGTCCACCCTGCTGCAGATGCTCGGCGGCCTGGATCGGCCGAGTGGCGGCCAGGTCGTGATGGCTGGCCGTGACCTGGCCGCCATGCGCGAGGGCACGCTGACCAAGGTCAGGGCCGACGAGATCGGATTCGTCTTCCAGGCGTTCAACCTCATCCCGACGCTGTCGGCACGGGAGAACGTCGAGTCGGCCCTCGTGCCGGGACGCTTGTCGGCCGGCGAGCGGCGGGAACGCGCCCAGGAAGCACTGGAGGCGGTGGGGCTCGGCAGCCGGGCGGACCACCTGCCGGGTGAGCTGTCCGGGGGCCAGCAGCAGCGGGTCGCCATCGCCCGGGCTCTGGTCAAGAAGCCGAAGGTCCTGCTCGCTGACGAGCCGACGGGCAATCTGGACGAGGCGATGCGCGACGAAATCATGGAGCTGCTGGAGTCCTACTGGCGCGACGAGAAGCTGACCATGGTGATCGTCACGCACGACTCCACCGTCGCGGCCCGGGCCCAGCGGCGCCTGCGGATCGTGGCGGGAGAGGTCTCGGACTGTTGA